One window of the Chryseotalea sp. WA131a genome contains the following:
- a CDS encoding esterase family protein — protein MPHEHLHRWYSPKLSRDIEVLAFGHRGYPVILFPTSMGRFYENKDFKLIESANWYLDNGFIKIYCPDGIDSLSWYNKGIHPADRVRNHIWYDEMLLNELIPLAQNETGVSRVATAGCSFGGYHASNFGFKHPEVVKYIFNMGAAFDIKDQLDGYYDDNVYFNNPPDFLENANNPALWDQYIVLGTGTNDMCWDANEKMAAILRKKGMHHWLDVRPGANHDWPVWREMFPHYLSLIK, from the coding sequence GGTATTCTCCTAAACTCAGTCGCGATATTGAAGTATTGGCCTTTGGCCATCGAGGTTATCCAGTCATTCTATTCCCCACCTCCATGGGGCGGTTTTATGAAAACAAAGATTTTAAGTTGATTGAAAGCGCGAACTGGTATTTGGACAATGGCTTTATCAAAATCTATTGCCCCGATGGCATTGACTCACTGAGCTGGTACAACAAAGGCATTCATCCAGCCGACCGTGTACGAAATCATATTTGGTATGACGAGATGTTGTTGAATGAATTGATTCCGCTGGCGCAAAACGAAACAGGAGTATCGCGTGTGGCCACTGCTGGTTGCAGCTTTGGCGGCTATCACGCCTCCAACTTTGGTTTCAAACATCCGGAAGTGGTTAAATACATTTTCAACATGGGCGCTGCTTTCGATATCAAAGATCAGCTAGACGGATATTATGATGATAATGTATACTTCAACAACCCACCCGATTTTTTAGAGAATGCCAACAATCCTGCTCTTTGGGATCAATATATTGTGCTGGGCACTGGCACCAACGATATGTGTTGGGATGCCAATGAAAAAATGGCGGCCATCCTTCGAAAAAAGGGAATGCACCACTGGCTGGATGTGCGCCCCGGTGCCAACCACGATTGGCCTGTATGGCGCGAGATGTTTCCACATTATTTGTCCTTGATAAAGTAA